A window from Lepus europaeus isolate LE1 chromosome 20, mLepTim1.pri, whole genome shotgun sequence encodes these proteins:
- the LOC133750036 gene encoding olfactory receptor 7E178-like yields the protein MGFSEDPELQPFLFGLFLSMYLVTVLGNLLIILLIISDTHLHSPMYFFLCNLSLADVGFTSTTVPKMIVDIHTRSTAISYVGCLTQMSLFLICGCMDDLILTVMAYDRFVAICHPLHYQVIMNPRRCGFLVLVSFVFSVLDSLLHSLMVLQVTCFKDVEISSFFCDPSQLLSLACSDCFFTNDIVRYLAGVIYGFLPILGILFSYYKIVSSILRVPSPGGRYRAFSTCGSHLSVVCLFYGTGLGVYFSSAFSVSPGKGALASVVYTVVTPMLNPFIYSLRNRDIKRALWRLLSKTGSSQSLCHVSGLLVGTAAKRSI from the coding sequence ATGGGATTCTCAGAGGATCCAGAACTGCAGCCCTTCCTCTTTGGGCTGTTCCTGTCCATGTACCTGGTTACGGTGCTCGGGAACCTGCTCATCATCCTGCTCATCATCTCTGACACCCACCTCCACtcccccatgtacttcttcctctgcAACCTCTCGTTGGCTGACGTGGGTTTCACCTCCACCACGGTTCCAAAGATGATTGTGGACATCCACACTCGCAGCACAGCCATCTCTTACGTGGGCTGCCTGACgcagatgtctctctttctcatctgtgGATGCATGGATGATTTGATTCTGACCGTGATGGCCTATGACCGGTTTGTCGCCATCTGTCACCCCCTGCATTACCAGGTCATCATGAACCCCCGCCGCTGTGGCTTCTTAGTTTTAGTATCTTTTGTGTTCAGCGTTTTGGATTCCCTGCTGCATAGTTTGATGGTCTTGCAAGTTACCTGCTTCAAGGATGTTGAAATTTCTAGTTTCTTCTGTGACCCTTCTCAACTTCTCAGTCTTGCCTGCTCTGACTGCTTCTTCACCAATGACATAGTCAGGTATCTTGCTGGTGTCATATATGGTTTTCTTCCTATCTTAGGGATCCTCTTCTCCTACTATAAAATTGTTTCCTCTATTCTGAGAGTTCCATCACCAGGTGGGAGGTACAGagccttctccacctgtggctctcacCTGtcagttgtttgtttattttatggaACAGGCCTTGGGGTGTATTTCAGCTCAGCTTTCTCGGTTTCTCCTGGAAAGGGTGCCTTGGCCTCAGTGGTGTACACTGTGGTCACCCCCATGCTCAACCCCTTTATATACAGCCTGAGGAACAGGGACATCAAGAGGGCCCTGTGGAGGCTCCTCAGCAAAACAGGCTCATCTCAGTCCCTGTGCCATGTGTCTGGACTCTTGgtgggaactgcagcaaaaaGAAGCATCTAG
- the LOC133749447 gene encoding olfactory receptor 7D4-like, which yields MEPGNRTSILGFLLLDFSQDSKHQPLLFGMFLLMLLVTVLGNLLIILAIGSHARLHTPMYFFLSNLSLADICFISTTIPKMLQNIKTQSYSITFAGCITQMYFFMVFGGMDTLLNWMAYDRFVAICHPLHYPVIMNPCLCGLLVLVSWCISLSYALIQSLLMLRLSFCTRWVVAHFYCELAQALVLSCSDTFINYTLLYLVTALLGFVPLSGILFSYMRIVSSILKIPSTGGRYKAFSTCGSHLTVVSLFYGTGLGVYLSSDASSSSWKGMVASVMYTVVTPMLNPFIYSLRNTDIKRALQSLLGFTLHIQ from the coding sequence ATGGAACCAGGAAATCGAACAAGTATTTTAGGATTTTTACTCCTGGACTTTTCTCAAGACTCAAAGCACCAACCTCTATTATTTGGTATGTttctgctcatgctcctggtcaCGGTGCTTGGAAACCTGCTCATCATCCTGGCCATTGGCTCCCATGCCCGCCTCCACacgcccatgtacttcttcctctccaacctgTCCTTGGCTGACATCTGTTTCATCTCTACAACCATCCCAAAGATGCTGCAGAACATCAAGACTCAGAGCTATTCCATCACCTTCGCAGGCTGCATCACTCAAATGTACTTCTTCATGGTTTTTGGTGGCATGGACACACTTCTCAACTGGATGGCCTACGATCGGTTTGTGGCCATCTGCCATCCCTTGCACTACCCAGTCATCATGAATCCCTGTCTCTGTGGCCTGCTGGTTCTCGTGTCCTGGTGCATCAGTCTGTCGTATGCCCTGATCCAGAGCCTGTTGATGCTGAGGCTGTCCTTCTGCACCAGGTGGGTAGTTGCACACTTTTACTGTGAGCTTGCTCAGGCCCTTGTGCTTTCCTGCTCTGACACGTTCATCAATTACACCCTACTCTACCTGGTGACTGCTCTTCTTGGCTTCGTTCCCCTCTCAGGGATCCTTTTCTCCTATATGCGAATTGTCTCCTCCATTCTGAAAATTCCGTCGACTGGCGGAAGATACAAAGCGTTCTCCACCTGTGGGTCTCATCTAACTGTGGTGTCTCTGTTCTACGGGACAGGCCTTGGGGTGTATCTCAGTTCTGACGCCTCGTCCTCTTCCTGGAAGGGCATGGTGGCCTCGGTGATGTACACTGTGGTCACTCCCATGTTGAACCCcttcatctacagcctgaggaacaCGGACATTAAGAGAGCTTTACAGAGTCTTCTCGGGTTCACACTCCACATTCAGTGA